A DNA window from Oscarella lobularis chromosome 8, ooOscLobu1.1, whole genome shotgun sequence contains the following coding sequences:
- the LOC136190146 gene encoding intraflagellar transport protein 88 homolog — protein sequence MLSRFGNVHLATEDGDGDDIYEGFNDYNPSYDVEGLEEDESFQQAVKTSHGNRPPLPTGAARPLGTAARKGGAAAAGAPGTAGFRGGRSGLGSQMGARPGTGSDGGPRPMTAIRAAGFRRTDTSRSGSQDPVLPAQVPLPSAEAKPEENPEEIIKQLEKKTNELLEESCLAVEKGDLQMALDRAKEAGRKERFLCRQREQHSLSDQINLDLTYSVLFNLAVQYQANQMFNEALNTYLIIVKNKMFTNAGRLRINMGNIYFTQGKYVQALKMYRMALDQVPTSHQAVRAKILQNIGTAFIKMGKYSEAANALENIMLSAGRPVFETALNLILCYFALGERDKMKMTFHKMLQSQLDVGDEEKYFPASDDPHAMLVHEAIKDDSLRRIERERKRVAEKSIVIAAKLIAPSIEMSFAAGFDWCVECVRASSYADLAGELEITKAITYLKMKDFQAAVEVLRGFEKKESKMASAAAANLTFMFLLENDLGQAEKYAEMAVASDRYNPCALVNRGNCAFMKKEWEKAAEYYQEAVQVEALCTEALFNLGLVNKKLRRMEEALACFHKLHAIVRNDAQVVYQLANLYEMLDDVNNATEWYMQLVSLVPTDPTMLARLGEIYEAMNDKSSAFQYNYESFRYFPSNMDVIAWLGAYYVDSQFSEKAITYFERAAAIQ from the exons ATGTTGAGCCGATTCGGCAATGTCCACCTCGCCACCGAggatggcgacggcgatgacATCTACGAAGGCTTTAACGACTACAATCCGTCTTACGACGTCGAG GGTCTCGAAGAGGACGAAAGCTTTCAGCAGGCGGTCAAAACGAGCCACGGAAATCGTCCGCCACTGCCG aCGGGTGCGGCGAGACCTCTCGGAACAGCGGCGCGAAAGGGaggcgcggcggcggccggcGCTCCTGGAACCGCGGGG TTTCGCGGCGGTCGAAGTGGATTGGGATCGCAGATGGGCGCGCGGCCTGGAACGGGGTCCGACGGAGGGCCTCGACCCATGACTGCCATTCGGGCTGCGGGATTTCGACGAACAGATACGAGCAGAT ctGGGTCTCAAGATCCCGTGCTACCGGCTCAGGTTCCTTTGCCCAGTGCTGAAGCTAAGCCTGAAGAAAA TCCAGAAGAGATCATCAAGCAGctggaaaagaagacaaacgAATTGTTGGAGGAGAGTTGTCTTGCTGTCGAGAAGGGAGATTTGCAAATG GCATTAGACAGAGCTAAAGAAGCGGGTCGAAAAGAGAGATTTCTCTGTCGACAGAGAGAACAGCATTCCCTCAGCGATCAGATAAATCTCGACTTGACCTATTCC GTTCTCTTCAACTTGGCTGTACAATATCAGGCAAATCAGATGTTCAACGAAGCACTGAACACGTACTTGATTATAGTCAAGAACAAAATGTTCACAAACGCGG GCCGATTGCGTATCAACATGGGAAACATCTACTTCACTCAGGGAAAATACGTGCAAGCGTTGAAGATGTATAGGATGGCGTTGGATCAAGTACCGACCTCTCATCAAGCCGTCAg GGCGAAAATCCTGCAAAATATTGGCACTGCGTTCATCAAAATGGGCAAGTATTCCGAAGCGGCGAACGCTTTGGAAAATATAATGTTGTCAGCTGGAAGGCCGGTCTTTGAAACGG ctcTGAATCTGATACTCTGCTATTTCGCTCTCGGCGAGCGCGACAAGATGAAAATGACGTTTCACAAAATGCTGCAAAGTCAGTtggacgtcggcgacgaggagaaatACTTTCCCGCGTCG GACGATCCACACGCCATGCTCGTTCACGAAGCCATCAAAGATGATTCCCTAAGACGAATCGAAAGAGAACG AAAAAGGGTGGCTGAAAAATCGATTGTCATTGCGGCCAAGTTGATTGCCCCTTCAATTGAAATGTCTTTTGCGGCTGGATTTGATTG GTGTGTTGAATGCGTGAGAGCTTCGTCTTATGCTGACCTGGCTGGAGAATTGGAAATCACAAAGGCGATTACGtatttgaaaatgaaagattTCCAAGCG GCCGTCGAAGTTCTTCGCGgcttcgaaaagaaagaatcgAAGATGGCATCGGCGGCCGCAGCGAACCTGACCTTCATGTTCCTACTGGAAAACGATTTGGGTCAGGCGGAAAAATACGCCGAAATGGCCGTGGCGTCAGACAGATACAATCCATGCG CCTTGGTGAATCGGGGCAACTGTGCCTTTATGAAGAAAGAGTGGGAGAAGGCGGCCGAATATTATCAGGAAGCGGTTCAGGTGGAAGCTCTGTGCACGGAGGCGCTCTTCAATCTCGGTCTCGTCAACAAGAAGTTGAGACGCATGGAGGAGGCTCTCGCCTGCTTTCACAAGCTCCACGCGATCGTTCGCAACGACGCCCAAGTCGTCTATCAGCTCGCTAATCT CTACGAGATGCTCGATGACGTGAACAATGCGACCGAGTGGTATATGCAACTCGTTTCGCTCGTTCCGACCGATCCGACGATGCTCGCTCGATTGGGCGAAATCTACGAAGCGATGAACGATAAATCGTCGGCTTTTCAGTACAACTACGAA TCGTTTCGGTACTTTCCTTCTAATATGGACGTCATCGCGTGGCTGGGGGCGTATTACGTCGACTCGCAGTTCTCTGAGAAAGCCATTACGTATTTTGAACGAGCTGCTGCTATTCAGTAA